The Alligator mississippiensis isolate rAllMis1 chromosome 11, rAllMis1, whole genome shotgun sequence genomic interval gtcatctggtcccacCCCCAAATATTACAGTTGAATAATCCATTGCTAAATGAACCGCATTTACCAGAGATTGACTACTACTGACTATGCAATTGCTAATTAAAGTACGAGTAACAGGGCTGAAACGCGACACAGTGCCACATGGCTAATGGAATCATGTTTGATGTTCAACGGCTAATTACATCGCAATGCTCACAACTGGATTGGGGGGGGCTTCCTCTTCCCTAGGagaggacggggggggggggtgcagtgatggggcagggggacaggaccCTGGTGCCACAGCAGGACATTGCTGGGGGAGCAGCTTGGGGAACCCAGACGTGCAGGCCACTCCTCTCCACcccaggccccctcccctcccctcccctcccctcccctcccctcccctcccctcccctcccagagaacgCAGGTGTccaggatcccccccccccccccggccccccagaGAATCCAAGTATTAGACCCCCCCccgccttgccagtgcccctcactcctgacctgcagcccccctggggATGCCCACTGGGGGTCTCCATTGGGGACATGTATTGCAGCGGCCTGGGGAGGtggatggaggcagggggagggggcaggaggtacCCTTATTGAGGTGGcatcagccctgcccaccccacggGCTGCGTGGGGCCCTGGCGAGGCAGAAACCCCGGGTACAGCCTCTGGGAGCCCTTGTAATGGGGCAACATGTATTGAAGCGGCACGGGGGAAGAGGGGGATCTCTGTGGGCCCTCCACAGAGACATGGGATGGGGGCAGAATCATTGGGGGGGGGTCCAGCAAACTGTTGGGGGGACCCATATTAGTGTGACACCACCATTCCCCccaagccggggtgggggggggtaggtCCCTTAGAGGGGGCTATGGAGGAGCAGGAATCAAGGAGAGAGGTGGTGACACATGGGACCCATATTGACATAACACcaggccccactcccctgccccccaggccgaTGGGCCCCTATGGCAGTGTACAGACCGGGCTGGGGAGAGTCCCTGGGGGAGCACACGTGTGTCCCAAAGTCAGGGtgagctggtgctggccccacagAGATGTGTGACCACACGTATGTGTGCCTTGTCCCCGCTGTGCATGGATGGGCGAGAGCCGTGTGGGGCGAGGCGCTCGTGTGCGATGCAGGTCTGgctgcacatgcccctgccccccatgttcACCCCTAGGGCGACCCGTGGCTGTTATGTAAGCCAACGAGCTGCAGGGTTGCTTGACCCACCAACCACCCAGGCTCCCCATTGgcccatggcagggcagggatccctcccccagggccatGTCTGGACACATGTCCCATGCCCCAGGGCTCGTGCTCATGTGCTGGAGCTGTGAACACACCCTGACATGCGTGGCCCATCCCTCAGGGTCCCTCTCTGTGCTGGAGCCCTGAACATGCCTCGACACACGTGGCCCATGCCCCAGGACCCTCCCTGGGCCAGAGTCTGGTCCCCAATGAGGCTTCACTTGCATTCACGTGTGGACTGGCACGGACGTGCCGCTTTGTGCCACGGGATGTCACACGTGCTGGACTGGTCACACATGAGCCATCCGTGGATtaccgggggaggggggtgtgtgaCTAGTGTGTCCCTGTCCCCAAACCTGGTCACGTCACGGGTTGTTCATGCATGTGCTGAAGCCGAGCCACACAGGCCCCACGGACACGTGAGCCCACGCGTGTCTGTGGCGTCGCTGCTCCTGCCCCGTGTGTGCTGGAGCCAGGCGGGGGGCATAGGAGTCACTTGTTACGGGGGTGTGGTAGTGCCCGTGGTGGGCGGTGACACGGGGAACCCGGGTGTCCGGTCCCCCCCAGCCtgcggtgcccctcgctcccgggCCCTGCCCCCGCTCGATACAGCGCTGATGGTCGCTCCCGCCGGCCATTGAGTCTTGATGGGCCGCTAAGTGCCGGCCCCGCCCGCAGCGCCAGCAAACCCGAGCCCCGCACCCCGTCCGCCTCCCAGCGGGGACCCGGCTCTCCGGGCTCGCAGACACCCCCTTGATCTCAGTGCACCCCGCTCCCCCCAAAACCCGGCTCTCCGGGCTCGCAGACACCCCCTTGATCTCAGTGCACCCCGCTCCCCCCAAAACCCGGCTCTCCGGGCTCGCAGACACCCCCTTGATCTCAGTGCACCCCGCTCCCCCCAAAGCCCGGCTGTCCGGGCTCGCAGACACCCCCTTGATCTCAGTGCACCCCGCTCCCCCCAAAACCCGGCTGTCCGGGCTCGCAGACACCCCCTTGATCTCAGTGCACCCCGCTCCCCCCAAAACCCGGCTGTCCGGGCTCGCAGACACCCTCTTGATCTCAGTGCACCCCGCTCCCCCCAAAACCCGGCTCTCCGGGCTCGCAGACACCCCCTTGATCTCAGTGCACCCCGCTCCCCCCAAAACCCGGCTGTCCGGGCTCGCAGACACCCTCTTGATCTCAGTGCACCCCGCTCCCCCCAAAACCCGGCTCTCCGGGCTCGCAGACACCCCCTTGATCTCAGTGCACCCCGCTCCCCCCAAAACCCGGCTGTCCGGGCTCGCAGACACCCCCTTGATCTCAGTGCACCCCGCTCCCCCCAAAGCCTGGCTCTCCGGGCTCGCAGACACCCCCTTGATCTCAGTGCACCCCGCTCCCCCCAAAGCCCGGCTCTCCGGGCTCGCAGACACCCCCTTGATCTCAGTGCACCCCGCTCCCCCCAAAACCCGGCTCTCCGGGCTCGCAGACACCCCCTTGATCTCAGTGCACCCCGCTCCCCCCAAAACCCGGCTGTCCGGGCTCGCAGACACCCCCTTGATCTCAGTGCACCCCGCTCCCCCCAAAGCCCGGCTCTCCGGGCTCGCAGACACCCCCTTGATCTCAGTGCACCCCGCTCCCCCCAAAACCCGGCTCTCCGGGCTCGCAGACACCCCCTTGATCTCAGTGCACCCCGCTCCCCCCAAAGCCCGGCTGTCCGGGCTCGCAGACACCCCTTTGATCTCAGTGCACCCCGCTCCCCCCAAAGCCTGGCTCTCCGGGCTCGCAGACACCCCCTTGATCTCAGTGCACCCCGCTCCCCCCAAAGCCTGGCTCTCCAGGCTCGCAGACACCCCCTTGATCTCAAtgcaccccactccctcccaaacccaggtgtccaggctcacagacacccccccccccgtgatCTCAGcgcaccccactccccccaacccaggcatccagagtcccagccccccactccccctgcccaagAGAACCTAGGTGTCCAGGCCCCCTTGACCCTGACCTcccccaggctggaggaggggccagcccttggaggaggggggaatcagccaatggggtgggagcaggcagggaggggttaATGGGGGTTATCAGCCCTGGGATACCTGGGCtctttccagccccagccccagccccagccctcctctTGGCTTTCAccctgggcaggggacacctgggttcaaaGGCTCCTGGACACCTCAGCTCCCACTGTGGGCACcgagtgcccccccagcccccttggaCTACTGGGTTCCTCCTGGACTTCACCTTGGAGTGGCAagtgcccagacacctgggtccctcTAGGCAGCTGGGCCTGAGCCTGAGGTCAGAGGTCgggcaagggggttggggggggggtggagctgaaccctcctggacacctgggctccTTGACACCTGAGCAGCTTTTGGACGCCTAGGTTCCCCATTGCCTGGACACTGAGATCCCTCAACAGCTGAGAAgctcccggacacctgggtcccttGTGGCCTGGATGCCAGGGGGGTCCCTCGACagcagagcagctcccagacacctgggttcttcaACTCCCGGACTCCTGGGGTCCCTCATCGCTTGGACATTGAGGTCCTCGGACAGCACAGCagctcctggacacctgggttcctcgTCTCCTGGCTGCTGGGGTCCCTTGACAGCGGAGCACCTCTCGGACACCCGGGTCCCCGCCATGGCTGGCTCCTTCCCGTATGACTTTGGGGGACCGCCTGGCCCAGCGCACACCAGCTCCTTCCTGCCCGAGGGCTTCGTGGGGACCCCGGTCTTGGCCTTCGGCCCCCAGGGGGGGCTGCCTCCAGCCTGGGGCCCCTTCCCGGGGGGAGGCGGTGAGGCCTGGGTGCCCCCCGCCGGCCCCTACCCCCCCGGCCCAGCTTACGCCAGCCCCCAGCCGGAAGCTGAGGGAGGGGAGCATGAGGCCGTGGCTTGGGGAgatcccagcccctcaccccctgcccgccTTGCCAGCCCCAACCCCGGTGATGTTGGCCCTGCCAagaccccagcccctgtggcCCCCGAGGACCCTGCTGCTGGTGAAGCTGATGAGGCCCATGGGGAGAATGAGGTAAGGGCCAGACTGGGGGGCTGAACACTGAgatctcctgagatccctccTCTGCTTCCTCCAAGATCCCCAGAGATTCCTCCCTCGGTTCCCCTTTAGACCCCCCCGGATCCCCAACTGAGATCCCTCCCCTGGCTCCCCCAGGATCCCCCTGAGGTCCCCCAAGACCACCCTAGCATTTTTCCCCTggttcccccaaccccccctgagATTTTACCCTGGCTCCCCCAAGATCCCTCCTCTGGTTTCCCTTGGGATCTCCTGAGGTTTCCCGTAAGATGTCTCTCTGGTTCTCCCACCCCTGAGATACCCACTTGGTTCCCCCATAAGATCTCCCTCTGGTTCCCACTGAGAACCCTCCCTGGTCTCCCCAAGATCCCTTTGAGGCCCCCTCCTGATCCCCTCAGTTCCCTCTCCTGGTTCCCCCTGAAATCCTCCCTGTATCTGCCTGAGACCTCTCTCTTTAGTCCCCCTTCCCCAAAGCCGACATAGGATTCTCCCACACAAGATCCTCCACTAGATCCCCTAAGACTCCCCCATGTCCCCTCTCAATCTCTTGAGGCTCCTTCTGAGATCCCTCCTTGGACCCTAGATCCCCCAGAGCCTGGCTTAGAAACTGCTGAAACCTTCCCTGTTTCCCCAGGGGGCCCGCAGGTTCCCCTGCTAGATCCCATGGAGCTCAGTGGGACCCACACATATCTTGGGTCACTGGGATCACTGCTTCCCTCCGGGCCTTGACTGAACACCCCACAAACCTGGACCGGACCCCCCTGGATTCCCACTAGATCCCTCAAAGGGGGCATGGGAGAGACCCACCAAGagactagtggggtccctcaacAGATCAAGTAGATCCCTCCCCCAGGACCCAACTCAATCACCACAGATCCCACGGGGGTGGGTGAGCTCATGGGTTCAGCGGAACTGACTACACCCCATAAGGCGTCGCAATAGGATTCACCCCAGATGCCAGCTAGATCCCCCAGGGTCCTGCTGGGATCCTCCCAGTTCAGGAGTGGATCCCTGGCAAGGGATCACCTGGCTGGGTCCCcttggggagttggggggggggtctgcttGAGACGGCCTTCGCTGTCACCCACACAGCCAGAGAGGGAACCCAGGcgcccagcccccactcctcccagggaacccaggtgtcctgggtgTGGAAGCCCTGGGGGTGGGCGGGGGTCTGGGACCCTCCTTGATCTGTATCAGCCCGGATGCCTGGGGtccctgggagggggtggggggatgggacaggacagagaggggggagggggctgggagctcagacacctgggtccactggaaggggagtggggcctagtggttggggggctgggagcccagactcctgggttccctcggagggggctgggttgggctcaTTCCTGGCTGATGGGCCCATCAGGGCCCTGATAGCAGCACATTGTCCCTAGGGGCCCAGCCCTGGACGCCTGGGCtctctggggggcagggaggggagacttGGGGGTGatagcaggggggctgggagcccgggggggggggggatgatggGGGCCGggatgcctgggctctctcccCTCTCTGTAGGGCCAGGGGAGTCTGgaggcctggatgcctgggtctccttcctgctctgggtgggttgtggggctgggggttgtCTGGGGAGCTGGACACCTAGGTTCCTTCAGGGCTGGGAGGAGACATCCGGGCATGTGGAGGCCTgggctctctccctgctctgtgtggggggcagggggagggctggagtcccagacacctgggtcccatggtattcttctcttccccagaccatGACGACAGAGGAGATGGAGCAGTTCGTGCGGGAGCTGAAGCACAAGCGCATCATGCTGGGCTTCACCCAGGCTGACGTGGGGCTGGCGCTGGGCGTGCTCTATGGTGCGCTGGAGGCctgggacccttcctgggggaggagtggggtcagccggacacctgggttcaatcCCTAGAGGGAGATGGGACATGGGATGAGGTCCCCCAGACACCTAGAGAGGTATCATCACCTGGATGGATGCCTGGGGTCCCTTTCCTGGTGCGGGGGGGTAGGttctcccagacacctgggtctcTTTCCCAGACAGGGTGGGGTTCCCCAGACGCCTGGGTCCCTTTCCTTGGAAAAGGGGGGCGATACGAACAGACGCAGCTGGACACCTGGGTACCTTTCCTAGAGGGAGCGACAGGGTTGGTCAACTACCAGTCCCCCCAGATGCCAGGGGAGATGGGGGTTGACttacctggatgcctgggtccttgtcctgggtggaggctaggtcaagggctcccagatgcctgggtctgCGCTGACCCCCTATCCCCACCCTCAGGCCGCATGTTCAGCCAGACGACGATCTGCCGGTTCGAGGCACAGCAGCTCAGCTTCCGCAACATGTGCCGCCTGCGCCCGCTGCTGCACCGCTGGCTGCGCGAGGCTGACGCGCGTCCCGAGCTGCAGCAGGTAGCATCTGCGACCAGCGGCACTGGGGCGAATGGGGCTAGGGGCGGTGTCCGGTGGTGGTGTGGGAGGATGACTGACCCCATGTCCAGCCACCCCAGGGCATTGATGTGACCAGGCCCAGGGGGGGCATGACTGGGCCGTGGGTTCTGGGAAGTGTGGGGTCATCTGGGGGTGTCTGACACCCGAGGGATTGGCATGACCAGACCTGGGGCTCCCATGAGCTGTAtcggggggatggggggtggtgGTGAATCCTGTTTCCGGCCCTCCTGGGGAGTCAGTGTGACTAAGGCCAGGGCATACCGGGGGGGTCTGACCCCTAGGGCGTTAGCATGACCAGGActaggggggtgggtgggggctgtgggacatTGGCGTGACCAGGCCCAGGAGTCTCAGAGGGGCCGTGGGGGCTGGTGTGACCAGGCAGGTGGTCCTAGCTGGGGGGGAAGGGCCCAGAAGGCTGTGGGGATTGGCATGACCAGGTTcacagggactggggtggggtggggtggggtgcccaGGCTGGCATTCTGGTGGTGCCTGACCCCCACattgcccccccccagctgtgcgGCATGGAGGTGACGCAGGCCCACAAGCGCAAGCGCACGCGCATCGAGAGCGGGGCCCGCTGGCGCCTAGAGATCTGCTTTCGCCACTGCCCCAAGCCCGGCCTGCCACAGATAGCCCGCATCGCCCGCAGCCTTGGCCTCGATAAGGATGTGAGTGGCTTTCCCGcgtgggggtggtggggcatctcaggggtggggggggccgtCCAGGCCTGATGCGTCTGTCTGTTCCCCCAGGTCGTCCGTGTCTGGTTCTGCAACCGACGCCAGAAGGGCAAGCGCCGAGGGGCCGCGGCTGGGACTGGCCCCCCAGCTGAGGCCTTTGagggccccaccccaccctttgctccccccggccctgccccgccAGGCCTTGGCCCCGCCTCCCTGGGCCCTGGTCCTGCCTAcataccccccttccccccccaacctggGGATCTCtatgcaacccccacccccatgcattCCAGCTAAACCCAAAGCCTTGTGGGTAATCCGGCCTGCCCCAGGGGCATCTAGGTTATTGGGGCTTGGGGGAGGGATATACCTCCCAAGTTTTCAGTGGCAAAAGATCGTGGGTAAAGCTGGAGGCGGGAATTTGCCCCTTTTCAATGGAGATGCGGGGAAGAGCAGAAGATTATGGgtaagggaggaagtggggattgccccttACTGGGACAAAGGATTATGGGTAATGCTGGAGGGTGGGAACTGACCCCATATTGAGGGGGTAAAGAGCAAAGGTTTATGGGTAAGGCTGGTTAGGGCGGGGCAATTTACCTCTGCCGAGGTGGAGAGAAGCAAAGAATTGTGGGTAAAGGTTGTAGACTCACCTGGCGCTTAGGGGACCCAGAAGGTCCCAGAATgctctgggtgctgccaggtgtctTCTTGGTCCCAGCAGGTTCTAGGTGCCTCAATGGGGAATGCTCCCAAACCCCTTAGGTGACCAAAGGGGGGGGTGTGGGGCGCAGGGAGGTTCTCATCCCTCTGCCCCCgcttccctcccagagctggggagagaacaCGTGTCCAGGCCAGGGGTGGACAAAGGCCCTTGGTTGTAGAGCAGGGCGGGGATGGGAGCGGCCCCGGGGCTCCTCCGTGGGGTGGGGGCGTTAGAGCTCCCCCAGCCAGGACTAGAAAAGGTGGGGTCCCAGATGGGGTTGGGGAACCTAGAACCTATTCTAGACTAGTCACTGAGGGAGGTCATGGGGTCCCAGGGGGACTAGCTCCACCCCCTCCTGCTGGGATTGGACTCCAGGGGGCtggtcccacccccccccacatgccaggattggatCCCCCTGGGCACCTCTGGTCTGGAGCGTAATTTGGGTCACCCAATAGGTTTTAGACCCCGCTCTTGCTgacagggtcccagcccctgctgggataGGGTCCCAtggggctggcctcaccccctacccacccccagATTGGGTCCCCCTGCCCTAGGGCACGTTCTAGACCGCCCAACCCAAGGCCTTGAGTTGCGAGGGGTCCAGGAAGGCACCACCCTGTTCCCCCCCCAGGGGTTCTAGAACTGGCCCTGGCACCtagaacccccccaccccagggtgggGTGGTAGATGTCCCCACCCACTCTTTTCTGTAATAAAGTATTACCCCCTGTAatagggtgtgtatgtgtgtgtggtggaggtgCGGGGGTGGAGaatccaggcatcctggctcccagccccccatccCTTGCTGAGAGTTGGGGGAGAACCCAGCTGTCTGGGCCAAGGGCCAGGTTTCCCCCCAAGGCTGGAaaagctgggtgggtgggggggggtctctATATAGCTTCCCCCCTCTCTatggtgcctggggccagtggccctCGATGGGGGGGAACAGTCCTTGGCAATGGGACACAGCAGGGGTACCCCAGTTTCCTTGGCAACAGGGGGAACATTAGTATCTCCTTGGCAACAAAGACCCCCTCTGTGACCTCTTGCTGGAGCCCCAGTTTccgtgggggtggggtggggcagagggaacaTAGCAGAGGATTTGTGGTCTCCTTGGTAACAGGTCCCGCCCCCCCACCATGTATTGCAGGAAACCCACTTCCTTTAGAAACAGGGACTCACACAGTGTAACCCCGGTCGGTCTCAATGGcaacagcccccctgccccttagTGAAGCAGTGCTGGAACCCCATTTCCTTAGCAAAACTGAGCCCCCACCATATGATACTGCCATGAAAATGAATCCCCCCAACATAGTGCTGGCCCCCAGTCTCCATCGCAACAGGGGTGCATCATGCTGGAACACTGGTTTCCTCAGCAACGGGTACCCCGCTGGTTTAGCAAGGGGGAGAGGGTGACATCACGCTGAAATCCCAGCTGTCCTTAGCAATGAGGGTGACAGCATGGTGGAACCCATCTCCGTAGCAACAGAGTGACATCCTGAGACCCTTGTGGTCTCCATACAGGGGTGATATCTCTGCAGCAACAGGGGAACCCCAGGGTCCTCCCTAAATGGGTTTTCTGGTGAGGCAGCTGAGGAACACCGGTCTACATGGCAACAGGGTCCCCATGTGACCTAGTGCTGGAAACCCAGTTGCCTTAGCAACAGGGAAGGCCTTGCACTGGACCCCTGGTATCTGCCTGGCAATGCAGCTCTGCAGCCATAGGCgactcctgggttccctgggaGTGGAAAGGGCGGAGGAGGGGGATCCTGCCAGGGGAGATCCCAAGactcaccccctccctctcccagagaCCCCAGGTACCTGTGCTCTGACCTCGCCCAGACCCAATTGCctgagagaacccaggcatccagatgcccagagccccctgccaccccGCTCTAACTGCCAGATGTCCCCCTCCAGGAAGCCCaggcaaccccctgctcccagccacccccaccccagcatctccccaccccagagctggaaaGAGCACAGGCATCTGGGCTCCTCCTAGGGGTGCCTGAACCCATAGCTGTATCCCCAGCTGTGACctcagcaagggggcagggccagtgCCTCCCCCCTAAAGCTGAGTGTACCCCAACTGATGAACTcagcaagggggtggggccaAAACAGCCTTTCccctcacagcagggctgggtcaaGGTCCCCCCCAGAACTGGGCGCACCAGGGCACCAAGTACAAAAAATACCTCCTCTTTATTGCAGGCTCCTCCAGGCCCAGacggtgtgtatgtgtggggggcaggtatggggggtgggggagccataAGTGCAGAGatgggggttgggcagggggcagggctacaaGCGCCAGGGCAGGCGGAAGttgtggtggggcagaggggtgcagTGCGTTGCCTCGAAGTTCTGCAGGTGCTTgcgagcctgggggcaggggggaagagtggAGGtgaaaacccaggcatctgggttcccagctctgcccctgatCCCCCTCCCAGggagcccaggcatccaggtCCCCCCCAAGCCTTACCAGGAACAGCGCCAGCTGCCGTCGGCCCTCCGGCATCATGTCgtcccctgggggtgggaaaatGCAAATGAGAAAGGGGAGGGGCCATGGGAGACCCTTCCCCCTGGCCCATGTTAGCCAGCTGACTAACCATGCAAGACCCCCGGCCCAGCCTGCTACCCACTGACCTCCCCTCAATTCCACCCCCCACTGCCTTTCCTGACTTGGCTCCCTTCCTTAATCCCACCCCCTTAGGCTCATTCCCCAGTGCCTGTCCCTCCTTAGTCCTGCCcactcccctcagcctcctccctTACTGGCTGTCCCCAGTCCCACCCACTTCCCATAATCTTCTCCCCATtggctgcccctccctgcctgcatgcAGCCTCCTCCCCATTGGCCAGATTatggccctcctccccccaacaccccagTGGCTCACCCAAACCCCACCTGCACCCCATTGGCCAAGCCTTACCCCACCCCTTCTAACAACTTCTAGCCTCACTGTCTATCGCCCTCCGGTCCCACCCCTGCCTTCCCATTGGCCAGCTCCACCCACTCACCTACGCTCCAGGGGAAGTCAGGGCCATGCTGGTCGCGGTAGGAGCGAAGCACGGACATGCACCAGTCATCCTCCACCTCATAGCGGCTGCACACGGCCACTGgagggagcaagggggagggaacgtcagcccggacacctgggttccctcctggATGCCTATGTTACTTCCCCAAGTGGGGGTGGGTCAGCCTAGATACCCAGGCTCcctcctggacacctgggttccctcctagAGAAGGGGAAGGGtaagcctggacgcctgggtcctcTTGGGGGCTCCAGGTAGAGCCCGAGGAAGGGGGTATGGGCTTGGTGCAGGTACTGGGGACCCGGATGCCTGGGCTCCATCTGAGCATGGGGTAGGGAGCAGGATCTGGCAGGGCGGAGAATCCAGACACCTGGCTTCTCTACTCAGCTGTGGGACAAAGAAGCTGGGGCACCTGGGTAGagaaactgggagctgggaggaggtggggagcctGGAGACCTGGGTCCCTCTCCTGGCTCTTAGGAGAgaggggcctgggagcaggggcacagtA includes:
- the LOC102574080 gene encoding POU domain, class 5, transcription factor 3; translated protein: MPGGSLDSRAAPRHLGSSTPGLLGSLIAWTLRSSDSTAAPGHLGSSSPGCWGPLTAEHLSDTRVPAMAGSFPYDFGGPPGPAHTSSFLPEGFVGTPVLAFGPQGGLPPAWGPFPGGGGEAWVPPAGPYPPGPAYASPQPEAEGGEHEAVAWGDPSPSPPARLASPNPGDVGPAKTPAPVAPEDPAAGEADEAHGENETMTTEEMEQFVRELKHKRIMLGFTQADVGLALGVLYGALEAWDPSWGRSGVSRTPGFNP